The following are encoded in a window of Mycobacterium sp. ELW1 genomic DNA:
- a CDS encoding hydrogenase, with product MASVLWFQGGACSGNTMSFLNAEEPNVVDLIVDFGLDLIWHPSLGLELGKNAQKVFWDCAKGERPLDIFVFEGTVIEAPNGTGRMDMFADRPMKDWVTDLAGAAQIVVAIGDCACWGGIPAMEPNPSASTGLQFHKRDKGGFLGPDFRSKMGLPVINIPGCPAHPDWITQIIVALATGRAGDIALDELHRPETFFKTFTQTGCTRVQFFEYKQSTMSFGEGTRTGCLFYEFGCRGPMTHSPCNRILWNRQSSKTRAGMPCLGCTEPEFPHFDLAPGTLFKTQKVGGVIPKEVPEGSDHLTYMAHAAAARIAAPQWSKEDMFVV from the coding sequence ATGGCTTCTGTTCTGTGGTTCCAGGGAGGTGCGTGTAGTGGCAACACCATGTCCTTCCTCAACGCGGAGGAACCCAACGTCGTCGACCTGATCGTCGACTTCGGCCTGGATCTGATCTGGCACCCGTCGCTCGGTCTGGAGTTGGGCAAGAACGCCCAGAAGGTGTTCTGGGACTGCGCCAAAGGCGAACGGCCCCTGGACATCTTCGTCTTCGAGGGCACCGTCATCGAAGCGCCCAACGGCACCGGGCGGATGGACATGTTCGCTGATCGGCCGATGAAGGATTGGGTCACCGACCTGGCCGGCGCCGCCCAGATCGTCGTGGCGATCGGAGACTGCGCCTGCTGGGGCGGCATCCCCGCGATGGAGCCCAACCCCTCGGCCTCGACCGGTCTGCAGTTCCACAAGCGGGACAAGGGCGGGTTCCTCGGGCCCGACTTCCGCTCCAAGATGGGACTTCCGGTCATCAACATTCCGGGCTGCCCCGCACACCCCGACTGGATCACCCAGATCATCGTCGCGCTTGCCACCGGGCGCGCCGGTGACATCGCCCTCGACGAGCTGCACCGGCCCGAGACGTTCTTCAAGACGTTCACCCAAACCGGCTGCACCCGTGTGCAATTCTTCGAATACAAGCAGTCGACGATGTCCTTCGGCGAAGGCACCCGAACGGGCTGCCTGTTCTACGAGTTCGGCTGCCGCGGGCCGATGACGCATTCGCCGTGCAATCGCATCCTGTGGAACCGGCAGTCGTCCAAGACCCGCGCCGGCATGCCGTGCCTCGGCTGCACAGAACCGGAGTTCCCGCATTTCGACCTGGCGCCCGGAACGCTGTTCAAGACCCAGAAGGTCGGCGGTGTGATCCCCAAGGAAGTGCCGGAGGGATCCGATCACCTGACGTACATGGCGCATGCGGCGGCTGCCCGCATCGCCGCGCCGCAGTGGTCCAAAGAGGACATGTTCGTCGTCTAG
- a CDS encoding DUF1641 domain-containing protein — MTANGQTVVVTPADTLRDRLDDPDVAAALNTLLDHADVLAVLLSGLDSFLSRGDTITDSVSAAVAELRGASSAAVPGADAFKGVDLQSLATSLASLSGSVVTAAPALNTVLSSGLTKPETAAVLASIGDALGDGKAGAANPPKGIYGLWKATKDPDFARGLGFLIAVATSFGRRVNR, encoded by the coding sequence ATGACAGCTAACGGGCAGACGGTGGTAGTCACCCCAGCGGACACACTCCGTGATCGACTCGACGACCCCGATGTCGCGGCCGCACTCAATACCCTGCTGGACCACGCCGACGTACTGGCCGTCCTGCTCAGCGGTCTCGACAGCTTCCTCAGTCGCGGCGACACCATCACCGACTCGGTGTCGGCTGCGGTCGCCGAGCTTAGGGGCGCCTCGTCGGCGGCGGTCCCCGGTGCCGACGCGTTCAAGGGTGTCGACCTGCAGAGCCTCGCCACCAGTCTGGCCTCGTTGTCCGGCTCCGTCGTCACTGCCGCGCCCGCGCTGAACACCGTGCTGTCCTCGGGCCTCACCAAGCCGGAGACCGCTGCAGTGCTGGCCTCCATCGGCGACGCCCTGGGCGACGGCAAGGCCGGTGCGGCGAATCCGCCCAAAGGCATCTACGGGCTGTGGAAGGCCACCAAAGACCCTGACTTCGCCCGCGGTCTCGGCTTCCTCATCGCCGTCGCCACATCCTTCGGCCGCCGGGTCAACCGGTAG
- a CDS encoding AraC family transcriptional regulator, translating to MSRLTRLGYIDVRRTSNPVRRKVRSRGVPPALADNEIFYTEDVKTASRLIAKTLGPLRLTVAGDATGFAATMHGVRLRNVSLLYLDLHVAAAVEIPMVGPHYAVHMPMNGRALVDHRAHSFEANTIRSVVSSPGASLRMAFDHDSPQLIIRIEERALDAHLTRLLGRALDRPLVFDPEFDMSTEAAMRWHAAVQLIHTEVFHEGSLIQRGQGIGAVEDFVISSLLHLQPSNYHAEFLAPAQPDQRRAVVQNAMSYIEDHLAERITMESVAKAVHMSVRSIQQGFREELGMTPMTYVRERRLERVHEELTDAIPADGVTVTQVAERWGFNHLGSFAVEYRKRWGEAPSGTLRR from the coding sequence ATGTCCCGGCTCACCCGACTCGGCTACATCGATGTGCGGCGCACCAGCAATCCGGTTCGGCGCAAGGTGCGCTCCCGCGGCGTCCCTCCGGCGCTGGCCGACAACGAGATCTTCTACACCGAAGACGTCAAAACCGCCTCGAGGCTGATCGCCAAAACCCTGGGCCCGCTCCGGCTCACCGTCGCAGGCGACGCGACCGGCTTCGCGGCGACCATGCACGGCGTCCGGCTGCGCAACGTCAGCCTCCTCTATCTCGACCTGCATGTCGCGGCGGCAGTCGAGATTCCGATGGTCGGACCGCACTACGCGGTCCACATGCCGATGAACGGCCGCGCGCTGGTCGACCACCGTGCGCACTCCTTCGAGGCCAACACCATCCGCTCTGTGGTGAGCAGCCCCGGTGCGTCACTGCGGATGGCGTTCGACCACGACTCACCACAGTTGATCATCCGGATCGAGGAGCGGGCACTGGACGCGCATCTGACCCGGCTGCTCGGTCGTGCGCTGGACCGCCCCCTGGTGTTCGACCCGGAGTTCGACATGTCCACCGAAGCCGCCATGCGATGGCACGCCGCTGTGCAGCTGATCCACACCGAGGTGTTCCACGAGGGTTCACTGATCCAGCGCGGCCAGGGCATCGGCGCGGTGGAGGACTTCGTGATCAGCAGCCTGTTGCATCTGCAACCGTCGAACTACCACGCGGAGTTCCTGGCGCCGGCCCAGCCCGACCAGCGCCGCGCCGTCGTGCAGAACGCCATGAGCTATATCGAGGACCACCTTGCCGAGCGGATCACGATGGAGTCGGTGGCCAAGGCCGTGCACATGAGCGTCCGGTCGATTCAGCAGGGGTTCCGCGAGGAGCTGGGGATGACACCGATGACCTACGTGCGGGAGCGCCGTTTGGAACGGGTGCACGAGGAACTGACCGACGCCATCCCCGCCGACGGCGTGACGGTGACGCAGGTGGCGGAGCGATGGGGCTTCAACCATCTCGGCAGTTTCGCCGTCGAATACCGAAAGCGTTGGGGCGAAGCCCCTTCGGGCACGCTGCGCCGCTGA
- a CDS encoding GAF domain-containing sensor histidine kinase, which translates to MSSRSGGVSPHAVHGLVDADREVALLLDIIAATSSGPEVEPMAAAVARMITATTASDVCFVHVLDDTDQSLTLAGATPPFDEQVGRIRMPLGSGVSGWVASHREPVVIVSDKEADPRYVPIAALRGKDFASMASVPMETEPGGLVGVLNVHTIERRDFTPRDIELLLVIGRLIAGALHQARLHRQLSARERAHENFAEQVIAAQESERRRLAGDIHDGISQRLVGLTYRLDAAARAVDDLDQPAAAEQLEKARDLVDLTLAEARSAIGGLRPPVLDDLGLLGGLASLATSIPEVDLDLHLADERLPEHIEVALYRIAQECFQNVVKHSRALVATVTFTVRDGVARLEVVDNGVGFETGPVSSSGGYGMLSMAERAELVGGTLTVRSRPGAGTTVTVSIPVEG; encoded by the coding sequence ATGAGTAGTCGCTCCGGTGGTGTGAGCCCGCACGCCGTGCACGGTCTGGTGGACGCCGACCGGGAAGTCGCTCTGCTGCTGGACATCATCGCCGCGACGTCGAGCGGTCCCGAGGTGGAGCCGATGGCCGCGGCGGTGGCTCGAATGATCACCGCGACAACGGCATCCGATGTCTGCTTCGTGCACGTCCTGGACGACACCGATCAGTCGCTGACCTTGGCCGGTGCCACCCCGCCGTTCGACGAGCAGGTCGGCCGCATCCGGATGCCGCTGGGCTCGGGAGTCTCGGGGTGGGTCGCCAGTCATCGCGAACCCGTGGTGATCGTCAGCGACAAGGAGGCCGATCCGCGTTACGTCCCGATCGCGGCGTTGCGCGGCAAGGACTTTGCCTCGATGGCGTCGGTGCCGATGGAAACCGAACCCGGCGGTCTGGTGGGGGTGCTCAACGTGCACACCATCGAGCGGCGTGATTTCACCCCGCGCGACATCGAGTTGCTCCTCGTCATCGGGCGGCTGATCGCGGGCGCCCTGCACCAGGCCCGGCTGCACCGGCAGCTGTCGGCACGTGAACGCGCGCACGAGAATTTCGCGGAGCAGGTGATCGCCGCCCAGGAAAGCGAACGCCGCCGGCTGGCCGGTGATATTCACGACGGCATCTCGCAGCGCCTGGTCGGACTGACCTACCGCCTGGATGCGGCGGCCCGCGCCGTCGACGACCTGGATCAACCGGCGGCTGCCGAGCAGCTGGAGAAGGCCAGGGATTTGGTCGATCTCACGTTGGCCGAGGCCCGGTCGGCGATCGGCGGCCTTCGGCCGCCGGTCCTCGACGACCTCGGTCTGTTGGGCGGTCTGGCCAGCCTTGCCACCTCGATCCCCGAGGTCGACCTGGACCTGCACCTGGCCGACGAGCGGCTGCCCGAGCACATCGAGGTTGCGTTGTATCGGATTGCGCAGGAGTGCTTTCAGAACGTCGTCAAGCATTCTCGTGCGTTGGTCGCCACCGTGACGTTCACGGTCCGGGACGGGGTGGCCAGGCTCGAGGTGGTCGACAACGGGGTGGGATTCGAGACGGGGCCGGTCTCGTCGTCGGGTGGGTACGGCATGCTCTCGATGGCTGAACGCGCCGAGCTGGTCGGCGGCACCCTGACCGTCAGGTCGCGCCCCGGTGCGGGGACCACCGTCACGGTGAGCATCCCCGTCGAGGGCTGA
- a CDS encoding response regulator transcription factor yields MAVRVVLVDDHEMVIEGLKAMLAPFGDRVEVVGEAVGAEKAMAVIFDLQPDIVLCDVRMQGASGLDLCREIRKRDPQRKVILLSVYDDEQYLFQAMRVGASGYLLKGISSDELVRQLEGVHAGSTAIDAGLAARAAETAARLQSDQFWPGARHGLTQRESEILSLVVTGLSNRGIAGKLVIGEETVKTHLSSIYRKLGVSDRTSAAATALREGIFR; encoded by the coding sequence ATGGCGGTGCGGGTGGTGCTGGTCGACGACCACGAAATGGTCATCGAGGGTCTCAAGGCGATGCTCGCGCCGTTCGGTGACCGCGTCGAGGTGGTGGGCGAGGCGGTCGGGGCCGAGAAGGCCATGGCCGTGATCTTCGACCTCCAACCCGACATCGTGTTGTGCGACGTGCGGATGCAGGGTGCCAGCGGTCTGGACTTGTGCCGGGAGATCCGCAAGCGCGATCCCCAGCGCAAAGTCATCCTGCTCTCGGTCTACGACGACGAGCAGTACCTCTTCCAGGCCATGCGCGTCGGCGCGTCGGGCTATCTGCTCAAGGGAATCAGCAGCGACGAGCTGGTGCGGCAGCTGGAAGGTGTGCACGCAGGCTCGACGGCCATCGACGCCGGGCTGGCAGCGCGGGCGGCGGAGACCGCGGCGCGGCTGCAGAGCGACCAGTTCTGGCCCGGCGCCCGGCACGGGCTCACCCAGCGCGAGAGCGAGATCCTGTCGTTGGTGGTGACCGGCCTGTCGAATCGGGGAATCGCCGGCAAGCTGGTGATCGGTGAGGAGACGGTCAAAACCCACCTCAGCTCCATCTATCGCAAACTGGGAGTCAGCGACCGCACCAGCGCCGCGGCAACGGCGTTGCGGGAAGGCATCTTTCGATGA